The Aeromicrobium yanjiei genome includes a region encoding these proteins:
- a CDS encoding CDGSH iron-sulfur domain-containing protein, whose protein sequence is MTEPEHPDVILCPDGPMLVRGDHVIQDADGVNHRTTRPISAVCRCGKSASQPWCDGTHKVIPKR, encoded by the coding sequence ATGACAGAGCCCGAGCACCCCGACGTGATCCTCTGCCCGGACGGGCCGATGCTCGTGCGGGGCGACCACGTGATCCAGGACGCCGACGGCGTGAACCACCGCACGACCCGACCCATCAGCGCGGTGTGCCGGTGCGGCAAGTCGGCCTCCCAGCCGTGGTGCGACGGCACCCACAAGGTGATCCCGAAGCGCTGA
- a CDS encoding metallopeptidase family protein: MIELSEDRFAELVEDAFAAVPEELASLLDNVVLFIEDDAPADDPTLLGLYDGIPLTERDSTYAGAMPDRIFVYRNPTLAICDTEEDVIEEVGITVVHEIAHHFGIEDDRLHELGYA; encoded by the coding sequence ATGATCGAGCTGAGCGAGGACCGGTTCGCCGAGCTGGTCGAGGACGCCTTCGCTGCGGTGCCCGAGGAGCTCGCGTCGCTGCTCGACAACGTCGTGCTGTTCATCGAGGACGACGCACCCGCCGACGACCCGACCCTGCTGGGCCTCTACGACGGCATCCCGCTGACCGAGCGCGACAGCACGTACGCCGGCGCGATGCCGGACCGCATCTTCGTCTATCGCAACCCCACGCTGGCGATCTGTGACACCGAGGAGGACGTGATCGAGGAGGTCGGCATCACCGTCGTCCACGAGATCGCCCACCACTTCGGCATCGAGGACGACCGCCTGCACGAGCTCGGCTATGCCTGA
- a CDS encoding methyltransferase, translating into MPQNDSTSAVTAPMPTETIEFGGLQIAFDDRVLRPRAWTIAQSQWAADLVQEAAPGPVLELFAGVGHIGLAAVVDSDRQLVLVDLNPVACELARHNVESAGLAGRVEVREGRIDEVVGDAETYPVIIADPPWVPSAGIHEFPEDPHIAIDGGSDGLDLARTACEVIDRHLQPGGSAIVQLGTVEQAEAIGEHLTDALGSDITLVETRRHDRGVLARLAR; encoded by the coding sequence ATGCCCCAGAACGACTCGACCAGCGCCGTGACGGCCCCGATGCCGACGGAGACGATCGAGTTCGGCGGTCTGCAGATCGCCTTCGACGACCGGGTGCTGCGGCCGCGGGCGTGGACGATCGCCCAGTCGCAGTGGGCGGCCGACCTGGTGCAGGAGGCCGCGCCCGGACCGGTCCTGGAGCTCTTCGCGGGCGTCGGGCACATCGGCCTCGCCGCGGTGGTGGACTCCGACCGGCAGCTCGTGCTGGTCGATCTCAACCCCGTGGCCTGCGAGCTCGCGCGGCACAACGTCGAGTCCGCGGGCCTCGCGGGCCGGGTCGAGGTGCGCGAGGGGCGGATCGACGAGGTGGTCGGGGACGCCGAGACCTATCCGGTGATCATCGCGGACCCGCCGTGGGTGCCGTCCGCCGGCATCCACGAGTTCCCCGAGGACCCGCACATCGCGATCGACGGCGGTTCCGACGGCCTGGACCTGGCCCGCACCGCGTGCGAGGTGATCGACCGTCACCTCCAGCCGGGGGGCTCGGCCATCGTCCAGCTGGGCACGGTCGAGCAGGCCGAGGCGATCGGCGAGCACCTCACGGACGCACTGGGGTCGGACATCACGCTGGTCGAGACCCGCCGGCACGACCGGGGCGTGCTGGCGCGGCTCGCCCGCTGA
- a CDS encoding Hsp20/alpha crystallin family protein: MNSMTFDPFSGLDRLAQDLTTQLRTGPRTVPVDLFKEGDRYVLSADLPGVDPGSIDIDLDGHLLTIRAERTAAIHEGAQWLTRERRPGSYVRQFTLGEGVDTERISAAYDNGVLSLVIPLVERAKPRKIQIGSSEDQASISA; encoded by the coding sequence ATGAACTCGATGACCTTCGATCCTTTCAGTGGCCTGGACCGTCTGGCTCAGGACCTGACGACACAGCTGCGCACGGGCCCCAGGACCGTGCCCGTCGACCTGTTCAAGGAGGGCGACCGCTACGTCCTCAGTGCAGATCTGCCCGGTGTCGATCCCGGCTCGATCGACATCGACCTCGACGGCCACCTGCTGACGATTCGCGCCGAGCGCACGGCCGCGATCCACGAGGGCGCCCAGTGGCTGACCCGTGAGCGTCGACCGGGCAGCTACGTCCGCCAGTTCACGCTGGGCGAGGGCGTCGACACCGAGCGGATCTCGGCGGCCTACGACAACGGCGTGCTCTCGCTGGTCATCCCGCTCGTGGAACGGGCCAAGCCGCGCAAGATCCAGATCGGTTCCAGCGAGGACCAGGCGTCGATCTCGGCCTAG
- a CDS encoding YihY/virulence factor BrkB family protein — MSAADARDRTEIDPDDDRKPDSPADLHKRSWLYVVKKTVREFSKDQCTDLAAALTYYAVLALFPALVALVSLLGVFSQGPSTVDSLLKIVDQIGPSSAVDTLRPTIERLSTSQGAGLALVLGVLGALWSASGYVGAFGRAMNRVYEIGEGRPIWKLRPLQLLVTVFAIVLVAIAALALVLTGPVAEAVGDQIGLGSTAILVWDIAKWPVVLLIVVVIVAVLYYATPNVKQPKFRWISVGALVAIVVWILASAAFGLYVATFASYDKTYGSLAGVIVFLLWLWITNLALLFGAELDAELERGRQLQAGIAAEETIQLPPRDTRNIEKAEKKHQSDVADAREIRADAGRDENHRD, encoded by the coding sequence ATGAGTGCAGCCGACGCCCGCGATCGGACCGAGATCGACCCGGACGACGACCGCAAGCCCGACTCGCCGGCAGACCTGCACAAGCGGTCGTGGCTGTACGTCGTCAAGAAGACCGTGCGCGAGTTCTCGAAGGACCAGTGCACCGACCTGGCCGCAGCTCTCACGTACTACGCGGTGCTGGCGCTGTTCCCGGCCCTCGTCGCCCTGGTCTCGCTCCTCGGCGTCTTCAGCCAGGGCCCGAGCACCGTCGACTCGCTGCTGAAGATCGTGGACCAGATCGGCCCGTCGTCCGCGGTGGACACGCTCCGACCCACGATCGAGCGACTGAGCACCTCCCAGGGCGCGGGGCTCGCGCTGGTCCTCGGTGTCCTCGGTGCGCTGTGGTCCGCGTCCGGGTACGTCGGGGCCTTCGGCCGGGCGATGAACCGGGTCTACGAGATCGGCGAGGGACGGCCGATCTGGAAGCTGCGTCCTCTTCAGCTGCTCGTGACGGTGTTCGCCATCGTCCTGGTCGCGATCGCCGCACTCGCGCTGGTCCTGACCGGTCCGGTCGCCGAGGCAGTGGGCGACCAGATCGGGTTGGGGTCGACCGCGATCCTCGTGTGGGACATCGCGAAGTGGCCCGTGGTGCTGCTGATCGTCGTGGTCATCGTCGCGGTGCTTTACTACGCGACCCCCAACGTCAAGCAGCCCAAGTTCCGCTGGATCAGCGTCGGAGCGCTCGTCGCGATCGTCGTGTGGATCCTCGCCTCGGCCGCCTTCGGTCTCTACGTGGCGACGTTCGCGAGCTACGACAAGACCTACGGGTCGCTCGCGGGCGTGATCGTGTTCCTGCTGTGGCTGTGGATCACCAACCTGGCCCTGCTCTTCGGCGCCGAGCTCGACGCCGAGCTGGAGCGGGGTCGCCAGCTCCAGGCCGGCATCGCTGCCGAGGAGACCATCCAGCTCCCGCCCCGCGACACCCGCAACATCGAGAAGGCCGAGAAGAAGCACCAGTCCGACGTGGCAGACGCTCGCGAGATCCGGGCGGACGCCGGACGGGACGAGAACCACCGGGACTGA
- a CDS encoding DUF7507 domain-containing protein has protein sequence MSRAPASADPPTGGSTIVSETFTGATVPDPAWTVQGRTCLTGATAAPPAGAANIPTCANARVGDVPAIGTPGYLQLTDEQLQTAGSVLYNRPVPASAGVSITFDQFQYGGTGADGIGFFLVDGATDLTATGAPGGSLGYAQRRAGQGEFEPGVVGGLLGVGLDAFGNYYNDGEARGTGCPADQRSPSTANGPIAPNVITLRGPGQGTVGYCYLASTTPPAPADPDNPGSTLNGGTGTLRATTRAGSWRQVNIQVTPAPEPRVIVQVRYNPADADDPWITELDVPAPADLPSTYKFGLSAATGGQNDVHLIRNAVVQSVVRLSQLQLEKQVDRSGEPLPAVITAGTVIPYQYTVTNAGQETLSTLDITDDRITGAITCDSTTLPPAPAPGSTTVCRGTYTVTAADAAAGSVVNIATATAVSPGGDDITSPEATVTVPLVSRLALTKTVQTPGPYVDGTEVEYGYTVTNTGGSTVTNVDVTDDRVSTDALVCEDNVLDPGASTTCTGTYVVDTEQADASGRIVNTAVARGETPIGQAVESPQAQAAIRVGPDDPALSLEKTASPTTVTAVGQRVTYSFRVTNTGNVPIGDVAAVEDSFTGSGTLPAATCPAEPAQLAPGASVVCTSVYTVTAADLNGAGLRNTARGTGTDPAGEDISSSPDSAVVQVDAPVAAQPRIRTRTSQQRVKPGQSFHDRVQVTGLARGTSVPATARLYGPFRSLSRASCRPAHLARTVTWRATSGWSRTPGVKLYEPGVYTWQVATRRTDANRAASSRCGLASETTTVAKPTYPVPVVDGGFSGILGGPKASRAARFEIRAKGFGLRARVTPTTTSHGRMNLPDNVAVTAWLRKSAGFGDKIGTAVVAGHVSDRRDRHGAMWGLRRAHPGQTVTVRSAGKTYRYKVTETKKYDRTRKLPARFFRTVGAHRLVLISCTDRVVYRNGRFHYTKFRVVVAKQVGQPSGR, from the coding sequence GTGAGCAGGGCGCCGGCCTCCGCAGATCCCCCGACCGGGGGCAGCACCATCGTCTCGGAGACCTTCACCGGTGCGACGGTGCCCGACCCGGCCTGGACCGTGCAGGGCAGGACCTGCCTGACCGGCGCCACCGCCGCCCCCCCGGCCGGCGCAGCGAACATCCCCACCTGTGCGAACGCCCGGGTGGGCGACGTGCCGGCGATCGGGACTCCGGGATACCTCCAGCTGACCGACGAACAGCTGCAGACCGCCGGGAGCGTGCTCTACAACCGACCGGTCCCCGCCAGTGCCGGTGTCTCCATCACGTTCGACCAGTTCCAGTACGGCGGCACCGGCGCGGACGGCATCGGGTTCTTCCTGGTCGACGGCGCCACCGACCTGACGGCGACCGGAGCGCCGGGAGGCAGCCTCGGATATGCCCAGCGGCGGGCCGGGCAGGGCGAGTTCGAGCCCGGGGTGGTCGGCGGACTGCTCGGCGTCGGGCTCGACGCGTTCGGCAACTACTACAACGACGGCGAGGCCCGGGGCACCGGTTGCCCCGCCGACCAGCGTTCCCCGTCCACCGCCAATGGGCCGATAGCGCCCAACGTGATCACCCTGCGCGGCCCGGGTCAGGGGACCGTGGGGTACTGCTACCTGGCTTCGACCACGCCTCCGGCGCCGGCGGACCCGGACAACCCCGGGTCGACCCTGAACGGGGGCACCGGGACGCTGCGTGCCACCACCCGGGCCGGCTCCTGGCGCCAGGTGAACATCCAGGTGACGCCCGCGCCCGAGCCTCGGGTGATCGTCCAGGTCCGGTACAACCCGGCCGACGCGGACGACCCCTGGATCACCGAGCTGGACGTGCCGGCTCCCGCGGACCTGCCGAGCACCTACAAGTTCGGCCTCTCCGCCGCCACCGGAGGGCAGAACGACGTGCACCTGATCCGCAACGCCGTGGTGCAGTCGGTCGTACGGCTCTCCCAGCTGCAGCTGGAGAAGCAGGTGGACAGGTCCGGCGAGCCGCTGCCAGCGGTGATCACCGCCGGCACCGTGATCCCGTACCAGTACACGGTGACCAATGCCGGCCAGGAGACCCTGTCGACCCTCGACATCACCGATGACCGGATCACCGGAGCGATCACTTGTGACAGCACGACGCTGCCGCCGGCCCCCGCTCCAGGCTCCACGACCGTGTGTCGCGGCACGTACACCGTCACGGCGGCGGATGCGGCGGCTGGTTCGGTCGTGAACATCGCCACCGCCACGGCGGTGAGTCCCGGGGGCGACGACATCACCTCGCCGGAGGCGACCGTCACGGTCCCGCTGGTCTCACGGCTCGCGCTCACCAAGACGGTGCAGACACCCGGGCCCTACGTGGACGGGACGGAGGTCGAATACGGGTACACGGTGACGAACACCGGCGGCTCGACGGTGACCAACGTCGACGTCACCGATGACCGCGTCAGCACGGACGCACTGGTCTGCGAGGACAACGTGTTGGATCCGGGGGCCTCCACCACCTGCACCGGCACCTACGTCGTCGACACCGAGCAGGCGGACGCGTCGGGGCGGATCGTCAACACCGCCGTGGCCAGGGGTGAGACCCCGATCGGTCAGGCGGTCGAGTCACCCCAGGCGCAGGCGGCGATCAGGGTCGGCCCCGACGACCCGGCTCTGAGCCTGGAGAAGACCGCGAGCCCCACCACCGTCACGGCGGTCGGCCAACGGGTGACGTACTCGTTCCGGGTCACCAACACCGGCAACGTACCGATCGGGGACGTGGCAGCCGTCGAGGACAGCTTCACCGGTTCCGGGACCTTGCCGGCCGCGACGTGCCCCGCTGAGCCGGCTCAGCTGGCACCCGGCGCCAGCGTGGTCTGTACCAGCGTCTACACGGTGACGGCGGCAGACCTGAACGGTGCGGGGCTGCGCAACACGGCCCGAGGGACCGGCACGGACCCCGCCGGGGAGGACATCTCGTCGTCGCCCGACTCCGCCGTCGTGCAGGTGGACGCGCCCGTCGCCGCCCAGCCGCGGATCCGCACCCGCACCTCGCAGCAGCGGGTCAAGCCGGGGCAGTCCTTCCACGACCGCGTCCAGGTCACCGGCCTCGCCCGGGGAACCTCGGTGCCCGCCACCGCGCGGCTCTACGGCCCGTTCAGGTCGCTCTCGCGAGCGTCCTGCCGCCCGGCGCACCTGGCGCGCACCGTGACGTGGCGTGCCACGAGCGGCTGGTCCAGGACCCCGGGGGTGAAGCTCTACGAGCCGGGCGTCTACACCTGGCAGGTGGCGACCAGGAGGACGGACGCCAACCGGGCGGCCTCGTCGCGGTGTGGCCTCGCGTCCGAGACCACGACCGTGGCCAAGCCGACGTACCCCGTGCCGGTGGTCGACGGCGGGTTCTCCGGCATCCTCGGTGGACCGAAGGCCTCCCGGGCCGCTCGGTTCGAGATCAGGGCGAAGGGATTCGGCTTGCGCGCCCGGGTCACGCCGACGACGACCTCCCATGGTCGGATGAACCTGCCCGACAACGTGGCCGTGACCGCCTGGCTGCGGAAGTCGGCAGGATTCGGCGACAAGATCGGCACTGCGGTGGTCGCCGGGCACGTCTCCGACCGGCGCGACCGCCACGGAGCCATGTGGGGACTGCGGCGGGCCCACCCTGGTCAGACGGTGACGGTGCGCAGCGCCGGCAAGACGTACCGGTACAAGGTGACCGAGACCAAGAAGTACGACCGGACCCGGAAGCTGCCAGCGCGGTTCTTCAGGACCGTCGGGGCCCACCGGCTGGTGCTGATCAGCTGCACTGACCGGGTCGTCTACCGCAACGGGCGCTTCCACTACACGAAGTTCCGGGTGGTCGTGGCCAAGCAGGTGGGTCAGCCGTCGGGTCGTTAG
- a CDS encoding pirin family protein, whose amino-acid sequence MPEPSTLLVRRAAERFHTVGDGVETWHSFSYGVHYDPEQIAFGPVMAINTEHVAPGRGYDLHTHADVEIVTWVLHGVLRHEDSTGHSGEIRPGTAQRLSAGTGVQHSERNASDVEPLVFVQMMLRSDHDGPPAYAQQGVAPIPGKLMPTVEVHARAELLAVSVEAGQSVTVPAAPRSLVVVTGGTIHCGDTDLAPGDEARLTAVGEYDLRASSAATALIWQLQR is encoded by the coding sequence ATGCCTGAGCCGTCGACGCTGCTGGTGCGCCGGGCTGCCGAGCGGTTCCACACCGTCGGCGACGGCGTCGAGACGTGGCACAGCTTCTCGTACGGCGTGCACTACGACCCCGAGCAGATCGCCTTCGGACCGGTCATGGCGATCAACACCGAGCACGTGGCCCCCGGCCGCGGCTACGACCTGCACACCCACGCCGACGTCGAGATCGTCACCTGGGTGCTTCACGGCGTGCTCCGCCACGAGGACTCAACCGGGCACAGCGGCGAGATCCGCCCCGGGACGGCCCAGCGGCTCAGTGCGGGCACGGGGGTCCAGCACTCCGAGCGCAACGCCTCGGACGTCGAGCCGCTCGTCTTCGTGCAGATGATGCTGCGGTCCGATCACGACGGCCCGCCGGCGTACGCCCAGCAGGGCGTGGCGCCGATCCCCGGCAAGCTCATGCCCACCGTCGAGGTCCACGCCCGGGCCGAGCTGCTCGCGGTCAGCGTCGAGGCCGGGCAGTCCGTCACGGTGCCGGCCGCCCCGCGGAGCCTGGTCGTCGTCACGGGCGGCACGATCCACTGCGGCGACACCGATCTCGCTCCCGGCGACGAGGCGCGGCTGACGGCCGTCGGTGAGTACGATCTGAGGGCGTCCAGCGCCGCGACCGCGCTGATCTGGCAACTGCAGAGGTGA
- a CDS encoding SDR family oxidoreductase: MTDSPAQDLPGHESDLQPAADHGEHSYRGTGRLLGKVAIITGADSGIGKAVAIAYAREGADVVIGYLSEDDDAADTQQWVERAGRTALLVKGDLADPAHCRAMVSQTVEHFGRVDVLVNNAAVQMYRKTFEEIPDEEWDRIIATNLSAMFHLVKASLPHMPHGSSIIGTSSINSDMPMPELIPYDVTKAGIANMTAGLAQLLADRGIRANSVAPGPIWTPLIPTTMPPDVVDEFGDMSPIGRAGQPAELAPVYVMLASDEASYVSGARVAVTGGMPIL, from the coding sequence ATGACCGACTCACCCGCCCAGGACCTGCCCGGCCACGAGAGCGACCTGCAGCCGGCCGCCGACCACGGCGAGCACTCCTACCGGGGCACCGGCCGCCTGCTCGGCAAGGTCGCGATCATCACCGGTGCGGACAGCGGCATCGGCAAGGCCGTCGCGATCGCGTACGCCCGTGAGGGCGCGGACGTCGTGATCGGCTACCTCAGCGAGGACGACGACGCCGCCGACACCCAGCAGTGGGTCGAGCGGGCCGGACGCACCGCGCTGCTGGTCAAGGGCGACCTGGCCGATCCGGCGCACTGCCGCGCGATGGTGAGCCAGACCGTCGAGCACTTCGGCCGGGTCGACGTGCTGGTCAACAATGCCGCGGTCCAGATGTACCGCAAGACGTTCGAGGAGATCCCGGACGAGGAGTGGGACCGCATCATCGCGACGAACCTGAGCGCGATGTTCCACCTCGTGAAGGCGTCGTTGCCGCACATGCCGCACGGCTCGTCCATCATCGGGACCTCGTCCATCAACTCCGACATGCCGATGCCCGAGCTGATCCCGTACGACGTCACGAAGGCCGGCATCGCCAACATGACGGCCGGCCTGGCGCAGCTGCTCGCGGACCGGGGGATCCGCGCCAACAGCGTCGCGCCGGGCCCCATCTGGACGCCGCTGATCCCCACCACGATGCCGCCGGACGTCGTGGACGAGTTCGGCGACATGTCCCCGATCGGCCGGGCGGGTCAGCCCGCCGAGCTCGCCCCGGTCTACGTGATGCTGGCCTCCGACGAGGCGTCGTACGTCTCGGGTGCCCGCGTCGCCGTGACGGGAGGCATGCCTATCCTGTGA
- a CDS encoding GAF and ANTAR domain-containing protein, giving the protein MSDQRDQFSDVVRAMRASDAVDRSMEAAVAGAVDLIPNVRHAAVSMVRRGKKVETVAATDDLVRRGDALQYELEDGPCLQSIWEEETVQSDDLGQEHRWPLWSPRAAQELGVRSMLCLQLFVSGDTIGCLNLYSREPDAFDSHDRTAAHALAAHIAVALSAARKIENLESAVVNRTLIGQAQGMLMQRYEMDAAAAFAVLKRVSQTENRRLHEVAKELVKRGVGSDSLG; this is encoded by the coding sequence GTGAGCGATCAACGCGACCAATTCTCCGACGTGGTGCGAGCCATGCGGGCCAGCGACGCCGTCGACCGCAGCATGGAGGCCGCGGTCGCGGGCGCCGTCGACCTGATCCCGAACGTCCGGCACGCCGCCGTGTCGATGGTCCGCCGCGGCAAGAAGGTCGAGACCGTCGCGGCCACCGACGATCTCGTGCGGCGGGGCGACGCCCTGCAGTACGAGCTCGAGGACGGCCCGTGCCTGCAGTCGATCTGGGAGGAGGAGACCGTCCAGAGCGACGACCTCGGCCAGGAGCACCGCTGGCCGCTCTGGTCGCCGCGGGCAGCGCAGGAGCTCGGGGTGCGCAGCATGCTGTGCCTGCAGCTGTTCGTCTCCGGCGACACGATCGGCTGCCTCAACCTGTACTCCCGGGAGCCTGACGCCTTCGACAGCCACGACCGGACGGCGGCCCACGCGCTGGCGGCGCACATCGCGGTCGCGCTCTCGGCGGCGCGCAAGATCGAGAATCTCGAGAGCGCAGTCGTCAACCGCACGCTCATCGGCCAGGCCCAGGGCATGTTGATGCAGCGCTACGAGATGGATGCCGCGGCGGCCTTCGCGGTGCTCAAGCGGGTCTCGCAGACCGAGAATCGCCGGCTGCACGAGGTCGCGAAGGAGCTCGTCAAGCGCGGGGTCGGGAGCGACTCGCTCGGCTAG
- a CDS encoding iron-containing redox enzyme family protein translates to MRTLPDDDEDLQITLWALYELHYRGFEDVDDAREWQPELVELRRSLESSFEQELRDRAPDTSPDGEFAETFFSFVAEHDGPSLAKFVHKDATYDQALELLRLRSIYHLKESDPSAWLVPRLGYTAKAALMELQFDEYGCGDPTKLHAALFARGMDDCGLRNEYGAYIDDVPLEVLEENNAMSLFGLNRRLRGASLGHLAAFEVTSSIPSRRIAQGFDRLGLPESMIGYYTEHVEADAVHEQLAVRTICGALLQDEPALRDDVFFGAFTCLDLEDRFAHRMLQEWAA, encoded by the coding sequence TTGCGCACGCTCCCCGACGACGACGAGGACCTCCAGATCACGCTCTGGGCTCTGTACGAGCTGCACTACCGCGGCTTCGAGGACGTCGACGACGCCCGCGAGTGGCAGCCCGAGCTGGTCGAGCTGCGACGCTCGCTCGAGTCGTCGTTCGAGCAGGAGCTTCGCGACCGCGCGCCCGACACGTCACCGGACGGGGAGTTCGCCGAGACCTTCTTCTCGTTCGTGGCCGAGCACGACGGTCCGTCGCTCGCCAAGTTCGTCCACAAGGATGCGACCTACGACCAGGCACTCGAGCTCCTGCGCCTCCGGTCGATCTACCACCTCAAGGAGTCCGATCCGAGCGCGTGGCTCGTGCCCCGCCTCGGTTACACCGCCAAGGCAGCACTGATGGAGCTGCAGTTCGACGAGTACGGCTGCGGCGACCCCACCAAGCTGCACGCTGCACTGTTCGCCCGCGGCATGGACGACTGCGGCCTGCGCAACGAGTACGGCGCGTACATCGACGACGTCCCGCTGGAGGTGCTCGAGGAGAACAACGCGATGTCGCTGTTCGGCCTCAACCGTCGCCTCCGCGGCGCCTCGCTCGGACACCTCGCGGCCTTCGAGGTCACCAGCAGCATCCCGTCGCGACGGATCGCCCAGGGCTTCGACCGGCTCGGGCTGCCGGAGTCGATGATCGGCTACTACACCGAGCACGTCGAGGCGGACGCGGTCCACGAGCAGCTGGCCGTGCGGACGATCTGCGGCGCCTTGCTGCAGGACGAGCCGGCCCTGCGCGACGACGTCTTCTTCGGCGCCTTCACGTGCCTGGACCTCGAGGACCGGTTCGCCCACCGCATGCTCCAGGAGTGGGCCGCATGA
- the aroQ gene encoding type II 3-dehydroquinate dehydratase: MTVLVLNGPNLGRLGVREPAVYGTATYADLVARCEQVAGEVGVDVDVRQTDSEAEMIGWLHEAADAGSPVVLNAGAWTHTSIAVRDAATQLAAPLVEVHLSNVHARESFRHRSYLSDIAAAVVVGMGIEGYAAAVRFVAQPL, translated from the coding sequence ATGACCGTCCTCGTCCTCAACGGCCCCAACCTGGGCCGTCTCGGCGTGCGCGAGCCGGCCGTCTACGGCACCGCGACGTACGCCGACCTGGTCGCTCGCTGTGAGCAGGTCGCCGGGGAGGTCGGCGTCGACGTCGACGTCCGCCAGACCGACTCCGAGGCCGAGATGATCGGCTGGCTGCACGAGGCGGCCGACGCTGGCTCGCCGGTCGTCCTCAACGCGGGCGCCTGGACGCACACGTCGATCGCGGTGCGTGACGCCGCGACGCAGCTCGCGGCTCCGTTGGTCGAGGTGCACCTCAGCAACGTCCACGCCCGCGAGTCGTTCCGCCATCGGTCGTACCTCAGCGACATCGCCGCGGCGGTCGTGGTGGGCATGGGGATCGAGGGCTACGCAGCCGCAGTTCGTTTCGTCGCGCAACCGCTTTAG
- a CDS encoding FAD-dependent oxidoreductase has protein sequence MKPATSSTTSLWLDRPEPIAGQPLPAGDHLDDIVVGAGITGLTTALLLARAGRRVAVLEAGVVGSLASGNTTAKVSLLQGTKMSTMLRYQSQEVVRAYVDGNLEGQQWMLRFCDDHGVPYQLRDAVTYASAPEQAAMVDQELEATQALGLPTFPTSHLDVPFPQFGAVVLRDQAQIDPMDLLTALVEQIRSHGGSVHQGVRVVDVSWSGRRTVTLEDGATLQADHVVLATGFPILDRGLYFSKLEPMRSYALAYDAPAESVPDGMYLSAGPPSRSVRDVPTADGRRKLLIGGSGHEVGRTPSERAKVDALREWTAEHFPGAVETHAWSAQDYQSHDAVPYIGPLPRGGGRIHVATGFDKWGMASGVMAGRSISAQILDEAPSWQKTMSTRVTRPSGIGHVGLINAKVAVAAAKSLASAEMRPAPAEPAEGEGVVGRRGIVPVGTSTVDGTTCAVRAICTHVGGVLSWNDNDKTYDCPLHGSRFAADGTVIEGPAVRPLKRLEPEEEPS, from the coding sequence GTGAAGCCCGCGACCAGCTCGACGACCTCGTTGTGGCTCGACCGCCCCGAGCCGATCGCCGGCCAGCCGCTGCCCGCCGGTGACCACCTCGACGACATCGTGGTCGGCGCCGGGATCACGGGCCTGACGACGGCCCTGCTGCTCGCTCGGGCCGGCCGCCGGGTCGCGGTGCTCGAGGCCGGGGTGGTCGGCTCGCTCGCGTCGGGCAACACCACGGCCAAGGTCTCCCTGCTGCAGGGCACCAAGATGTCGACGATGCTGCGCTACCAGTCGCAGGAGGTCGTGCGCGCATACGTCGACGGCAACCTCGAGGGCCAGCAGTGGATGCTGCGGTTCTGCGACGACCACGGCGTGCCCTACCAGCTGCGCGACGCCGTGACCTACGCGTCGGCGCCCGAGCAGGCAGCCATGGTCGACCAGGAGCTGGAGGCCACCCAGGCGCTCGGCCTGCCGACGTTCCCCACCAGCCACCTCGACGTCCCGTTCCCCCAGTTCGGCGCGGTGGTGCTGCGCGACCAGGCCCAGATCGACCCCATGGACCTGTTGACCGCCCTGGTCGAGCAGATCCGCTCGCACGGCGGCTCGGTCCACCAGGGCGTGCGGGTCGTGGACGTGTCCTGGTCCGGGCGACGCACAGTGACGCTCGAGGACGGGGCCACGCTGCAGGCCGATCACGTGGTGCTGGCGACGGGCTTCCCGATCCTCGATCGCGGCCTGTACTTCTCCAAGCTCGAGCCGATGCGCTCGTACGCCCTGGCGTACGACGCCCCCGCGGAGTCCGTGCCCGACGGCATGTACCTGTCGGCCGGGCCACCGAGCCGGTCGGTGCGCGACGTCCCGACCGCCGACGGCCGACGCAAGCTGCTGATCGGAGGCAGCGGGCACGAGGTGGGACGCACGCCGTCCGAGCGGGCCAAGGTCGACGCGCTGCGCGAGTGGACCGCCGAGCACTTCCCCGGCGCCGTGGAGACGCACGCGTGGTCCGCCCAGGACTACCAGTCGCACGACGCCGTGCCCTACATCGGACCGCTGCCCCGAGGTGGTGGACGCATCCACGTCGCCACGGGCTTCGACAAGTGGGGGATGGCGTCCGGCGTGATGGCCGGGCGCAGCATCTCCGCGCAGATCCTCGACGAGGCCCCGAGCTGGCAGAAGACCATGAGCACGCGCGTGACGCGTCCGTCGGGCATCGGCCACGTCGGCCTGATCAACGCCAAGGTCGCGGTCGCCGCCGCGAAGTCCCTGGCATCGGCGGAGATGCGGCCCGCGCCGGCCGAGCCCGCCGAGGGTGAAGGCGTCGTCGGCCGGCGGGGGATCGTCCCGGTCGGCACCTCGACAGTGGACGGGACGACCTGTGCGGTCCGGGCGATCTGCACGCACGTGGGCGGCGTCCTCAGCTGGAACGACAACGACAAGACGTACGACTGCCCGCTGCACGGATCGCGCTTCGCTGCAGACGGCACGGTGATCGAGGGCCCCGCCGTCCGCCCGCTGAAGCGGCTGGAGCCCGAGGAGGAGCCCTCATGA